A window from Cellulomonas sp. C5510 encodes these proteins:
- a CDS encoding DNA-binding response regulator, which yields MIRVLLADDETLLRTALASLLELEGDIAVVAQCDDGPSVLAESARHAVDVFLLDLEMPGASGLETAAELLAADPGRRVVVVTRHARPGVLRTALETGVRGFVPKSVAAGELAAIIRRVHVGGRHVDPVVAFDAMQSDCPLTDRELDVLRLTQEGRSIAAMAGELHLAPGTVRNYLSNAITRLGERNRHDAARHARRQGWI from the coding sequence GTGATCCGCGTCCTGCTCGCCGACGACGAGACCCTGCTGCGGACGGCGCTCGCGTCCCTGCTCGAGCTCGAGGGGGACATCGCGGTCGTCGCGCAGTGCGACGACGGCCCGTCCGTGCTCGCCGAGTCGGCGCGCCACGCGGTCGACGTGTTCCTGCTCGACCTCGAGATGCCCGGGGCGAGCGGCCTCGAGACGGCCGCGGAGCTGCTGGCCGCCGACCCTGGACGGCGCGTCGTCGTCGTGACCCGCCACGCCCGCCCCGGGGTGCTGCGCACGGCGCTCGAGACCGGTGTGCGCGGCTTCGTCCCGAAGAGCGTGGCCGCCGGGGAGCTCGCCGCGATCATCCGCCGCGTCCACGTCGGCGGGCGGCACGTGGACCCGGTGGTGGCGTTCGACGCGATGCAGTCCGACTGCCCGCTCACCGATCGCGAGCTCGACGTGCTGCGGTTGACGCAGGAGGGCCGGTCCATCGCGGCGATGGCGGGGGAGCTGCACCTCGCGCCCGGCACCGTGCGGAACTACTTGTCGAACGCGATCACCCGGCTCGGGGAGCGGAACCGGCACGACGCCGCGCGCCACGCCCGCCGGCAGGGCTGGATCTAG
- a CDS encoding fibronectin type III domain-containing protein — protein sequence MLLLAPTAAVTAPGTAVAAGEAAGGTTAGAAVPLPVANLDSSVDVTNVGSVSSGSRQTSTQPYWDNTTWFSYTPTETVRVYIRATSLSPSGWDNTLEVWTAAGSFVAHNDDSYSLDAAVTVTLTAGVDYRIALGAYQPPYKGTARLTFATRVPSPPRDVQATPGDGSVAVSWTVPEDVAGGVTSYEVLCTPEGGTEAPCATVTGTPPETSTVVSGLDNGVSYGIRVTASNVIGPSDPAAAPSAGGTVPRATSAVALGTSVANPASGEAFDVTASVTAGGTPVDGGTVDLTIAGTVHAGVPVVDGVATVTGVHRPAGTTALAATFSGTTAVAGSSASSAVVVVKAGQTVTIDSPGNDLTYGAAAVQLVGRSSADLPVTFTGSGACTVSDGYLELTGVGDCEIVATQAGDSETEAASASIQVTVGKRVQHLTLPALTGLTVGFAPIPVADVSDVGLPVTVTATGACRLVDGAVVGTGVGACELVATAEGDEVTLPATTTVTGTIAAVPTVPTVPTVPTVPTVPTVPTVPTVPTVPTVPATVQAELGRSLGAVAQGTPVSATGTGLLPGSELVLEVHSTPQVIGTATVGADGTATVTGLLPAGLEAGHHRLIAVGTALDGSRAEFVIPFALTTDGTFARIADRSLPALAVTGSEVGGAVGLSVLWLVAGAGMVLVARRRLARR from the coding sequence GTGCTCCTGCTCGCCCCGACGGCCGCCGTCACGGCCCCCGGGACCGCGGTCGCCGCCGGTGAGGCCGCCGGCGGGACGACGGCCGGCGCCGCCGTCCCGCTGCCGGTCGCGAACCTCGACTCCAGCGTCGACGTCACGAACGTCGGGTCCGTCTCGTCGGGATCGCGGCAGACCAGCACGCAGCCGTACTGGGACAACACCACCTGGTTCTCCTACACCCCGACGGAGACGGTCCGGGTGTACATCCGCGCGACGTCGCTCTCCCCGTCCGGCTGGGACAACACGCTGGAGGTGTGGACCGCCGCGGGCTCGTTCGTGGCGCACAACGACGACTCGTACAGCCTGGACGCCGCCGTCACGGTGACGCTCACGGCCGGCGTGGACTACCGGATCGCCCTGGGCGCCTACCAGCCCCCGTACAAGGGCACCGCGCGGCTCACCTTCGCGACGCGCGTCCCGAGCCCGCCGCGCGATGTGCAGGCCACGCCGGGTGACGGCTCGGTCGCGGTCTCCTGGACCGTGCCCGAGGACGTCGCCGGAGGCGTGACGTCGTACGAGGTGCTGTGCACCCCCGAGGGCGGCACGGAGGCGCCGTGCGCGACCGTCACCGGCACCCCGCCGGAGACGTCGACGGTGGTCTCCGGCCTGGACAACGGCGTCTCCTACGGCATCCGGGTGACGGCCTCCAACGTGATCGGCCCCTCCGACCCCGCGGCGGCGCCGTCGGCCGGCGGCACCGTGCCGCGGGCGACGTCGGCGGTCGCGCTCGGCACGAGCGTCGCGAACCCGGCCAGCGGTGAGGCGTTCGACGTCACCGCGTCCGTGACGGCCGGCGGCACGCCCGTCGACGGCGGCACGGTGGACCTGACGATCGCCGGGACGGTCCACGCGGGGGTGCCCGTCGTGGACGGCGTCGCCACGGTCACCGGCGTGCATCGCCCCGCGGGGACGACCGCGCTCGCGGCCACGTTCTCCGGGACCACGGCGGTCGCCGGGTCGAGCGCCTCGTCGGCGGTCGTGGTCGTCAAGGCCGGGCAGACGGTCACGATCGACTCCCCGGGGAACGACCTGACGTACGGCGCCGCCGCGGTGCAGCTGGTCGGCCGCTCCTCCGCGGACCTGCCGGTCACCTTCACCGGGTCGGGGGCGTGCACCGTCTCCGACGGCTACCTCGAGCTCACAGGGGTCGGCGACTGCGAGATCGTCGCGACGCAGGCCGGCGACAGCGAGACGGAGGCGGCCTCCGCGAGCATCCAGGTCACGGTCGGCAAGCGGGTCCAGCACCTGACGCTCCCGGCGCTCACCGGGCTGACCGTCGGCTTCGCGCCGATCCCGGTCGCCGACGTCTCGGACGTCGGTCTGCCCGTCACCGTCACCGCCACGGGCGCGTGCCGTCTGGTCGACGGGGCCGTCGTCGGCACCGGGGTCGGTGCGTGCGAGCTGGTGGCGACGGCGGAGGGCGACGAGGTGACCCTGCCCGCCACCACGACGGTCACCGGGACCATCGCGGCGGTGCCCACGGTGCCCACGGTGCCCACGGTGCCCACGGTGCCCACGGTGCCCACCGTGCCCACCGTGCCCACCGTGCCCACGGTGCCCACCGTGCCCGCCACGGTGCAGGCCGAGCTCGGGCGGAGCCTCGGTGCGGTCGCGCAGGGCACCCCGGTGTCCGCCACCGGCACCGGGCTGCTGCCCGGCTCGGAGCTGGTGCTCGAGGTCCACTCGACGCCCCAGGTCATCGGGACGGCGACGGTCGGCGCGGACGGCACCGCGACCGTGACCGGGCTGCTGCCCGCGGGGCTCGAGGCGGGTCACCACCGCCTGATCGCCGTGGGCACCGCCCTCGACGGCAGCCGCGCCGAGTTCGTGATCCCCTTCGCGCTGACGACTGACGGGACGTTCGCGCGCATCGCCGACCGGTCCCTCCCGGCGCTCGCCGTGACGGGCTCCGAGGTCGGCGGGGCGGTCGGGCTCAGCGTGCTGTGGCTCGTGGCCGGTGCGGGGATGGTCCTCGTCGCCCGGCGGAGGCTCGCCCGGCGCTGA
- a CDS encoding sensor histidine kinase — translation MGEDEVGGAPPVASPGLDAARNERLVRVVWIGVVLVFGGLGIAGALAGPRTHVLTVAATVVVACYLGWFAWRWPHPDVGVRPVAVLGVGVLGWTARLALPEDPNVGFALLAPAALAATTWRLRPVWLAAAALVLAGVPLAVVAAGGRPASEVWDDHGEPTVLILAVELLVFLTVATSWAWYQRWEEDRVRERDLVLTRERLRFAADLHDVQGHTLLAIKFKTELARRSLDGDVERSRAELASIEQLVVELEAQTRQIAQNSRQTSPALELGNLQALLAAAGIDTRVDAPGRSLDLWDEEVALVLREAASNVLRHADASRVDVVVREDSLTVANDGVLPSSREPGTGRGLRGLRDRLAAGGAVVDWGCEGEVFTVRVTRRPGTRGRGPA, via the coding sequence ATGGGGGAGGACGAGGTGGGCGGTGCGCCCCCCGTCGCGTCGCCCGGGCTGGATGCCGCGCGCAACGAGCGGCTCGTCCGCGTCGTCTGGATCGGCGTCGTGCTCGTCTTCGGCGGTCTCGGGATCGCGGGTGCGCTCGCGGGGCCGCGGACCCACGTCCTGACGGTCGCCGCGACCGTCGTGGTCGCGTGCTACCTCGGGTGGTTCGCGTGGCGCTGGCCGCACCCCGACGTCGGGGTGCGGCCCGTCGCCGTCCTCGGCGTCGGCGTCCTGGGCTGGACGGCGCGGCTCGCGCTGCCGGAGGACCCGAACGTCGGGTTCGCGCTGCTCGCTCCCGCCGCCCTGGCCGCGACGACCTGGCGGCTGCGGCCGGTCTGGCTCGCGGCGGCGGCACTCGTGCTGGCCGGGGTGCCGCTGGCCGTCGTGGCGGCCGGCGGCAGGCCCGCCTCGGAGGTCTGGGACGACCACGGCGAACCGACGGTGTTGATCCTCGCCGTCGAGCTGCTCGTGTTCCTGACCGTCGCGACCTCCTGGGCGTGGTACCAGCGGTGGGAGGAGGACCGGGTGCGGGAGCGCGACCTCGTCCTGACGCGGGAGCGGCTGCGGTTCGCCGCCGACCTGCACGACGTCCAGGGGCACACCCTGCTCGCGATCAAGTTCAAGACGGAGCTCGCGCGCCGCAGCCTCGACGGCGACGTCGAGCGCAGCCGCGCCGAGCTCGCGAGCATCGAGCAGCTCGTGGTGGAGCTCGAGGCCCAGACCCGGCAGATCGCCCAGAACAGCAGGCAGACGTCGCCGGCGCTGGAGCTGGGGAACCTGCAGGCGCTGCTGGCCGCCGCCGGGATCGACACGCGCGTCGACGCCCCCGGCCGGTCGCTCGACCTGTGGGACGAGGAGGTCGCCCTGGTGCTGCGCGAGGCAGCGAGCAACGTGCTGCGGCACGCCGACGCCTCCCGGGTCGACGTCGTCGTACGGGAGGACTCCCTCACGGTGGCGAACGACGGCGTGCTGCCCAGCAGCCGCGAGCCGGGGACCGGCCGGGGCCTGCGTGGTCTGCGTGACCGGCTCGCCGCCGGCGGGGCCGTCGTCGACTGGGGGTGCGAGGGCGAGGTGTTCACCGTCCGGGTGACCCGTCGCCCGGGCACCCGGGGGCGGGGTCCGGCGTGA
- a CDS encoding ABC transporter ATP-binding protein, with product MSSAPVPVEVVGLTCRYDDVTAVDGVSFDVQHGELYALLGTNGAGKTTTLETLEGHRAPDGGTVRVLGGDPADRRRTRPRVGMMLQESGLAADLTVAESLDLVGRLSGRRDDVPPLLDRVGLADKANVRVVQLSGGERRRLDLAMAVYGSPPLLFLDEPTTALDPAARDRLWELVADLRREGTTVLLTTHYLEEAEQHADRIGVLHRGRLVREGSLAELVGTMPSVLEFEASAAPPRWPAHREGRRFSVGTRQPQADLLELLRWAEREQVELENLRCTPPSLAEIFRQVDGTSARDDLRPATAVAS from the coding sequence ATGTCCAGCGCACCAGTCCCGGTCGAGGTCGTCGGCCTCACCTGCCGGTACGACGACGTCACCGCCGTCGACGGCGTGAGCTTCGACGTGCAGCACGGCGAGCTCTACGCGCTGCTCGGCACCAACGGGGCGGGCAAGACGACGACGCTCGAGACGCTCGAGGGGCACCGCGCTCCCGACGGCGGGACGGTGCGGGTGCTCGGCGGCGACCCTGCCGACCGGCGGCGGACCCGGCCCCGGGTCGGCATGATGCTCCAGGAGTCCGGGCTCGCGGCCGACCTCACCGTGGCGGAGAGCCTGGACCTCGTCGGGCGGCTCAGCGGGCGCCGCGACGACGTGCCCCCGCTGCTCGACCGGGTCGGCCTCGCCGACAAGGCGAACGTCCGCGTCGTGCAGCTGTCCGGCGGCGAGCGCCGACGGCTCGACCTGGCGATGGCCGTGTACGGGTCACCTCCGCTGCTGTTCCTCGACGAACCGACGACCGCGCTCGACCCGGCTGCCCGCGACCGCCTGTGGGAGCTGGTCGCCGACCTGCGCCGGGAGGGGACGACCGTCCTGCTCACCACCCACTACCTCGAGGAGGCCGAGCAGCACGCGGACCGGATCGGGGTGCTGCACCGCGGCCGGCTGGTCCGTGAGGGCTCGCTCGCCGAGCTGGTGGGGACGATGCCCTCCGTGCTGGAGTTCGAGGCGTCCGCCGCACCGCCCCGCTGGCCCGCTCACCGCGAGGGCCGCCGGTTCAGCGTCGGGACGCGTCAGCCGCAGGCCGACCTGCTCGAGCTCCTGCGGTGGGCCGAGCGCGAGCAGGTCGAGCTCGAGAACCTGCGGTGCACGCCGCCGAGCCTCGCCGAGATCTTCCGGCAGGTCGACGGCACCTCCGCACGGGACGACCTGCGCCCGGCGACGGCGGTGGCGTCGTGA
- a CDS encoding ABC transporter permease, with protein sequence MTAVARAELTMLARNRVVAVSALLMPLAFAVYLVAMRDTFGGGGPVAALQVVVMAAFGVYITATTTLAGRRQTLFLKRLRSGALPDRAVLAGLLLPVVGVNLAQVVVVLGVVAATGSAPSQGVVVLAAVLAVEAMFLALALATWGVTTSPEHAQVTTVPLFLLTLGAAAWTLLTGVDDLVAVKLALPGGAAAALVSEAWTSGVTAARALLLLGPTLGWAAVGLLVTRSTLQWEPRS encoded by the coding sequence GTGACCGCCGTCGCACGGGCCGAGCTCACGATGCTGGCCCGCAACCGGGTCGTCGCGGTGTCCGCGCTGCTGATGCCGCTGGCCTTCGCCGTGTACCTGGTAGCGATGCGGGACACCTTCGGGGGCGGCGGCCCGGTCGCCGCGCTCCAGGTCGTCGTCATGGCGGCGTTCGGCGTGTACATCACGGCGACGACCACGCTCGCCGGGCGGCGCCAGACGCTGTTCCTCAAGCGGCTGCGCAGCGGGGCCCTCCCCGACCGCGCCGTCCTCGCCGGTCTCCTCCTGCCCGTCGTCGGGGTCAACCTCGCCCAGGTCGTCGTCGTGCTCGGGGTCGTCGCGGCGACGGGCTCCGCACCGTCCCAGGGCGTCGTGGTGCTCGCCGCCGTCCTGGCCGTCGAGGCCATGTTCCTCGCGCTGGCGCTGGCGACGTGGGGTGTGACCACCTCTCCCGAGCACGCGCAGGTCACGACCGTGCCACTGTTCCTGCTCACGCTGGGCGCGGCCGCCTGGACCCTGCTGACCGGCGTGGACGACCTCGTCGCGGTCAAGCTCGCGCTCCCGGGCGGCGCCGCGGCGGCGCTCGTCTCCGAGGCGTGGACCTCGGGCGTCACCGCTGCGCGCGCGCTGCTGCTGCTCGGCCCGACGCTCGGCTGGGCGGCGGTCGGCCTGCTCGTGACCCGGTCGACGCTGCAGTGGGAGCCCCGGTCGTGA